In one Deinococcus sp. QL22 genomic region, the following are encoded:
- a CDS encoding IS110 family transposase — protein sequence MIILGLDPHPSTHTAVALDSRGVVLDSLSVQNDFDGLHQLWLWSVQFEEHCWAIEGAGNRDVAPLLALLFARNQLVYHIHPSLTSQYRARRGKKKNDLVDAENVARVLLANPELPPYQLSTQRTRLQEWSRTRDKLAQ from the coding sequence ATGATCATCCTTGGACTTGATCCCCACCCATCCACCCACACGGCCGTCGCTCTCGATTCGCGTGGTGTCGTTCTGGACAGCCTCAGCGTCCAGAACGACTTTGATGGTCTCCACCAGTTGTGGCTGTGGTCCGTGCAGTTCGAAGAGCACTGCTGGGCGATTGAAGGCGCAGGCAACCGGGATGTGGCTCCCCTGCTGGCCCTGCTCTTCGCCAGGAATCAGTTGGTGTATCACATTCATCCCAGCTTGACCAGTCAGTACCGTGCACGGCGGGGCAAGAAAAAGAACGACTTGGTTGATGCCGAGAACGTCGCTCGGGTGCTGCTGGCCAATCCAGAACTTCCGCCTTATCAGCTCAGCACGCAGCGCACCCGGTTGCAGGAATGGTCCCGCACGCGGGACAAGCTCGCTCAGTAG
- a CDS encoding transposase has protein sequence MMLEALPDTTTASLSTALQAVLTSLEAALKELEHVMATLVAQVAPTLLTLQGIGVVLAGTVLAEVGDIQQFGNVNHFASYCGAAPVERGSGKNTRWCVNVGGNRQLNRVLHLMALTRLRCDERTKTFVAKKEQDGKTKRAALRAFKTHLARELYRTLQASHVGGPIPAPSEDLFPRRLDIPGSGTEPLNLAAGKEGRIQASAKLVEDHEFGRSTVRCSKS, from the coding sequence ATGATGCTCGAAGCGCTCCCAGACACGACGACCGCCTCGCTCAGCACGGCCCTGCAGGCCGTGCTGACCTCGCTCGAAGCAGCGTTGAAAGAGCTGGAACACGTCATGGCAACCTTGGTCGCTCAGGTGGCCCCTACCCTCTTGACGTTGCAGGGGATCGGTGTCGTGCTGGCAGGCACTGTGCTCGCCGAAGTCGGTGACATCCAGCAGTTTGGGAATGTCAATCATTTCGCCAGTTATTGCGGTGCTGCCCCAGTTGAACGAGGCAGCGGGAAGAACACGCGTTGGTGCGTGAACGTCGGTGGCAACCGACAGCTCAACAGGGTGCTTCATCTGATGGCCTTGACGCGCCTGCGCTGTGACGAACGAACCAAAACATTCGTGGCCAAGAAGGAACAAGACGGAAAAACGAAACGAGCGGCACTTCGAGCATTTAAGACTCACCTAGCTCGCGAGTTATACCGAACATTGCAGGCCAGCCATGTTGGCGGCCCCATCCCAGCCCCCTCTGAGGATCTTTTTCCCCGCCGACTTGACATACCAGGTTCGGGTACTGAGCCCCTTAACCTAGCTGCCGGAAAAGAAGGTAGGATTCAGGCGAGCGCTAAGCTTGTGGAAGACCATGAGTTTGGGCGGTCAACAGTCAGGTGCAGTAAATCTTAG
- a CDS encoding NPCBM/NEW2 domain-containing protein: MPYTLPRLLIGLSVPLLLWGCGQPTSPKELESYDNGQSYPWSQTGALAPQSLTPGINTLQYETATFARNGWGPIERNRSNGEQQAGDGRPLSLNGRVYAQGYGVHAGSELRFNLKGTDGAQCTEFTADVGIDDEVGGRGSVIFKVLLDGQLRLQTSPLTGNDLSPSIGIDISGGQELTLIVQSSDDSIDYDHANWADPKIYCT, encoded by the coding sequence ATGCCGTATACCCTGCCTCGTCTGCTGATCGGTCTAAGCGTTCCACTCCTGTTGTGGGGCTGCGGTCAGCCCACTAGTCCCAAAGAGCTAGAGTCCTACGACAACGGTCAAAGTTATCCATGGTCGCAGACTGGTGCGCTGGCCCCACAATCGCTTACCCCAGGGATCAATACCTTGCAATACGAGACGGCCACCTTCGCCCGCAATGGTTGGGGGCCGATAGAACGCAACCGCAGCAATGGCGAGCAACAGGCAGGCGATGGGCGGCCCCTCAGCCTAAATGGCCGGGTCTACGCTCAGGGATACGGCGTTCATGCGGGCAGCGAACTGCGCTTCAACCTCAAAGGCACAGATGGCGCACAATGTACGGAATTCACGGCAGACGTAGGCATTGATGACGAAGTGGGAGGCAGGGGCAGCGTTATCTTTAAAGTCCTGCTCGACGGCCAACTCAGATTGCAAACGAGCCCACTGACAGGGAATGATCTCAGCCCGTCGATTGGAATCGACATCAGCGGTGGTCAGGAGTTAACCCTGATCGTGCAGTCATCTGATGACAGCATCGACTATGACCATGCAAATTGGGCTGATCCTAAGATTTACTGCACCTGA
- a CDS encoding transposase — MLTSLEAALKELEHAMAILVAQVAPTLLTLQGIGVVMAGTVLAEMGDIKRFETVHHFASDCGAAPVERGSGKNTRWCVNVGGNRQLNRVLHLMALTRLRCDERTKTFVAKKEQEGKTKRAALRALKTHLARELYRTLQASHVGGPIPAPSEDLFPRRLDIPGSGTEGNHIEKTRKAAQ; from the coding sequence GTGCTGACCTCTCTCGAAGCCGCATTGAAAGAGCTGGAACACGCCATGGCGATCCTGGTCGCTCAGGTCGCCCCCACCCTGTTAACCTTGCAGGGGATCGGCGTGGTGATGGCCGGTACCGTACTGGCCGAAATGGGTGACATCAAGCGGTTTGAGACCGTCCATCACTTTGCAAGTGATTGCGGCGCGGCGCCAGTCGAGCGAGGGAGTGGGAAGAATACGCGCTGGTGCGTGAACGTCGGTGGCAACCGACAGCTCAACAGGGTGCTCCATCTGATGGCCTTGACGCGCCTGCGCTGTGATGAACGAACGAAAACATTCGTGGCCAAGAAGGAACAAGAGGGAAAAACGAAACGCGCGGCACTTCGCGCACTCAAGACCCACTTGGCTCGCGAGTTGTATCGAACCTTGCAGGCCAGCCATGTTGGCGGCCCCATCCCAGCCCCCTCTGAGGATCTTTTTCCCCGTCGACTTGACATACCAGGTTCGGGTACTGAGGGCAATCACATCGAAAAAACTCGTAAAGCTGCCCAATAG
- a CDS encoding IS110 family transposase has protein sequence MIILGLDPHPTTHTAVALDSRGVTLDSLSVKNDSDGLHQLCAWSARFEPHCWAIEGAGNRDVAPLLALLFARNQLVYHIHPSLTSQYRARRGKKNDLVDAENVARVLLANPELPRYQLSTQRTRLQELSRTRDKLAQQRKANQMMLEALPDTTAASLSTA, from the coding sequence ATGATCATTCTTGGACTTGATCCCCACCCAACGACCCATACCGCCGTCGCTCTCGATTCGCGTGGAGTTACGCTTGACAGCCTCAGCGTCAAGAACGACTCCGACGGTCTCCACCAGTTATGTGCTTGGTCTGCTCGTTTTGAACCGCATTGTTGGGCGATTGAGGGCGCAGGCAACCGGGATGTGGCTCCCCTGCTGGCCCTGCTCTTCGCCAGGAATCAGTTGGTGTATCACATTCATCCCAGCCTGACCAGCCAGTACCGAGCGCGTCGGGGGAAGAAGAACGACCTGGTCGATGCCGAGAACGTTGCTCGGGTGCTGCTGGCCAATCCAGAACTTCCGCGCTACCAGCTCAGTACGCAGCGCACCCGCTTGCAAGAGTTGTCCCGCACGCGGGACAAGCTCGCTCAGCAGCGCAAGGCGAATCAAATGATGCTCGAAGCGCTCCCTGACACCACTGCTGCCTCGCTGAGCACCGCCTGA
- a CDS encoding transposase, producing the protein MSVPKQKSTAELKNEAVRLVRTTGKSCAQIARDLGVPSHYVVRWKQQQDHQTAAGRPAFTGRGIPPFHHRRLVLKNWNGSWKLYGRNGISEKSIRLLRQAALIFNFAGGGSAPDICWRAS; encoded by the coding sequence ATGTCCGTACCCAAGCAGAAATCCACCGCTGAGCTCAAGAACGAAGCGGTCCGGCTGGTTCGCACGACTGGAAAGAGTTGCGCTCAGATTGCCCGCGACCTTGGCGTTCCCTCTCACTACGTCGTCCGGTGGAAGCAACAGCAGGACCACCAGACCGCCGCTGGCCGCCCTGCTTTCACTGGGCGGGGGATCCCGCCCTTTCACCACAGGAGGCTCGTCCTAAAGAACTGGAACGGGAGCTGGAAACTGTACGGCAGGAACGGGATATCTGAAAAAAGCATTCGCCTTCTTCGCCAAGCAGCCCTGATCTTCAACTTTGCGGGTGGTGGTTCGGCGCCAGATATCTGCTGGAGGGCCTCATGA
- a CDS encoding glycoside hydrolase family 2 protein: protein MLERAHWHSLNGVWQFAFDDGGQWQTPQQVTFDQTIQVPFPPESSASGIHDPSFHHTLWYRLNVTPELPAGVDAASQRLWLHFGAVDYQAAVWVNGQLVATHEGGHTPFSADLTGVWVPGQPAEIVVRAIDDPQDLAKPRGKQDWEAEPHEIWYPRTSGIWQTVWLEFRPQTSVSSLVWTSNVERWEVALQARIQGPITAETRLRVRLEVDGKVIANDDYEVLHADVSRTLTLRDFGIDAARRFLLWTPEHPQLIGATLEVVQNGEVVDRVQSYTAMRSVAVDAQHFLLNGRPYPLKMVLDQGYWPEGLMSATDEQLRRDVELTRLLGFNGARKHQKIEDPRYLYWCDVLGLLVWEELPSAYIFTAEASRRLTQEWVEAIERDRSHPCIVAWVPFNESWGVPDLPLVPAQRDLVRALYHLTKALDPTRPVIGNDGWEYVVTDILNIHDYSHVPQKLLNRYGTPEALQASLNQVRPHKRLIALDDTRIKAPAMLTEFGGIAFTREDDDLGWGYNRKTDAQSFLNEYTGLLAAVHECTGLVGFCYTQLTDTFQEKNGLLYEDRTPKADMRVLAAANRGERSALDVEKEGQLDDMGYDSVWRKKRQHAEQVAPPLVHSSAD from the coding sequence ATGCTCGAACGTGCCCACTGGCACAGCCTGAATGGGGTCTGGCAATTTGCATTCGACGACGGCGGGCAGTGGCAGACGCCCCAGCAAGTCACTTTCGACCAGACCATTCAGGTGCCCTTCCCTCCTGAAAGCTCCGCCAGCGGCATTCATGATCCCAGCTTTCACCACACCCTCTGGTACCGCCTGAACGTCACGCCTGAGCTTCCGGCGGGTGTAGACGCGGCCAGCCAGCGCCTGTGGCTGCACTTTGGCGCGGTGGATTATCAGGCGGCGGTGTGGGTCAACGGGCAATTGGTCGCCACGCACGAGGGCGGGCACACGCCGTTCAGCGCCGATCTGACGGGCGTATGGGTGCCCGGCCAACCCGCCGAGATCGTGGTGCGGGCCATCGACGACCCCCAAGACCTCGCCAAGCCGCGCGGCAAGCAGGACTGGGAAGCCGAACCGCACGAGATCTGGTATCCGCGCACCAGCGGTATCTGGCAGACCGTCTGGCTGGAATTCCGGCCCCAGACGTCGGTGTCTTCGCTGGTCTGGACGAGCAACGTCGAACGCTGGGAAGTGGCGCTGCAAGCCCGTATTCAGGGGCCGATCACGGCCGAGACGCGGCTACGGGTACGCCTGGAAGTAGACGGGAAAGTCATCGCCAACGACGACTACGAAGTGCTACACGCCGACGTGTCGCGCACGCTGACGCTGCGGGATTTCGGTATTGATGCCGCACGCCGCTTCCTGCTGTGGACGCCGGAACATCCTCAGTTGATCGGGGCCACGCTGGAAGTCGTGCAGAACGGCGAAGTGGTAGACCGTGTGCAGAGCTATACGGCGATGCGCTCGGTGGCGGTGGACGCCCAACACTTCCTGCTGAACGGGCGGCCTTACCCCCTGAAGATGGTGCTGGATCAGGGCTACTGGCCCGAAGGCCTGATGAGCGCCACCGACGAGCAACTGCGCCGCGACGTGGAACTGACGCGGCTGCTGGGGTTCAACGGCGCACGCAAGCATCAGAAAATAGAAGACCCGCGCTACCTGTACTGGTGCGACGTACTGGGCCTGCTGGTCTGGGAAGAACTGCCCAGCGCCTACATTTTTACTGCTGAGGCCTCCCGCCGCCTGACGCAGGAATGGGTGGAAGCCATCGAGCGAGACCGCTCTCACCCCTGCATCGTGGCCTGGGTTCCGTTCAACGAATCGTGGGGCGTGCCCGACTTGCCCCTCGTACCGGCCCAGCGCGACCTCGTGCGGGCGCTGTACCACCTGACCAAAGCGCTGGATCCGACCCGCCCGGTCATCGGCAACGACGGCTGGGAATACGTGGTCACGGACATTCTGAATATTCACGATTACTCGCACGTGCCTCAGAAACTGCTGAACCGGTACGGAACGCCCGAAGCCCTGCAGGCCAGCCTGAATCAGGTGCGGCCGCACAAGCGCCTGATCGCGCTGGACGACACCCGGATCAAGGCTCCGGCCATGCTGACCGAGTTTGGCGGCATCGCCTTTACGCGGGAGGACGACGACCTCGGCTGGGGGTACAACCGCAAAACCGACGCACAGAGTTTTCTGAACGAGTACACGGGCCTGCTGGCTGCCGTTCACGAATGCACCGGACTGGTGGGCTTTTGCTACACCCAACTGACCGACACCTTTCAGGAAAAAAACGGCCTGCTCTACGAAGACCGCACGCCCAAAGCCGATATGCGGGTGCTGGCCGCTGCCAATCGGGGCGAGCGCAGCGCCTTGGACGTGGAGAAAGAAGGGCAGCTGGACGATATGGGCTACGACTCCGTATGGCGCAAGAAACGCCAGCACGCCGAACAGGTTGCGCCTCCGCTTGTCCACTCCTCGGCAGACTGA
- a CDS encoding transcriptional regulator, whose amino-acid sequence MAVSGKRVLEVESESATRLFRVLSSETRVMILSLLSHNVMNVAELTAALDLPHSTVSLNIKQLVEAGLLQVEYVPGSHGTQKLVSKRYDEVLVRLPGVAVEAAAAEDMVEIRMPIGNYRHLEAVATCGIASDTRYIGMIDDPRSFFEPDHVFAQILWFKRGFVEYAFPNNVPFGSRLTRVEFSAELCSEAPNYDLDWPSDITLWINDVEVGTFTSPADFGGVPARFMPPWWDVDQTTHGQLKKWTVSSEGSFIDGQPLSGVVVRQIEVPGRTHLTVRLGVKPDAQNLGGMNLFGRKFGNHPQDLLMRLHYAFPDGERAALLR is encoded by the coding sequence ATGGCTGTCTCTGGAAAACGTGTGTTGGAGGTGGAGTCCGAATCGGCCACAAGGCTGTTCCGGGTACTGAGTTCAGAAACGCGGGTGATGATCCTGAGCCTGCTCTCCCATAACGTGATGAACGTGGCCGAACTGACGGCGGCGCTGGATTTGCCGCATTCCACGGTCAGCCTGAATATCAAGCAGTTGGTAGAGGCTGGGCTGCTGCAAGTAGAGTATGTGCCGGGATCGCACGGCACGCAGAAGCTGGTGTCCAAACGCTACGATGAGGTGCTGGTTCGCCTGCCGGGAGTGGCGGTAGAGGCCGCCGCCGCCGAAGATATGGTGGAAATCCGGATGCCCATCGGCAACTACCGCCATCTGGAAGCGGTGGCGACCTGCGGTATTGCCTCTGATACGCGCTATATCGGCATGATTGACGACCCGCGCAGCTTTTTTGAGCCGGATCACGTGTTTGCTCAGATTCTGTGGTTCAAAAGAGGTTTCGTAGAATACGCCTTCCCCAATAATGTGCCGTTCGGAAGCCGCCTCACCCGCGTGGAATTTTCTGCCGAGCTGTGTTCGGAAGCGCCCAACTACGACCTCGACTGGCCTTCGGACATCACGCTCTGGATCAACGACGTGGAAGTCGGCACCTTTACCAGCCCCGCCGATTTTGGCGGCGTGCCCGCCCGCTTTATGCCGCCCTGGTGGGACGTAGACCAGACCACGCACGGGCAACTGAAAAAATGGACGGTCAGCTCGGAAGGCAGCTTTATAGATGGGCAGCCGCTTTCGGGCGTGGTGGTGAGACAGATCGAGGTACCGGGCCGCACCCACCTGACGGTTCGGCTAGGCGTGAAACCGGACGCACAGAACTTGGGCGGCATGAACCTGTTTGGGCGCAAATTCGGCAACCACCCGCAAGACCTGCTGATGCGCCTGCATTACGCCTTCCCCGACGGCGAACGTGCAGCCCTACTGCGGTAA
- a CDS encoding ABC transporter ATP-binding protein has protein sequence MTAPPRFDFRPPPAPPSGEAVALSKRTADLLHTLRLVWQASPRHSTIFALTTLLSSVLPAANLYIGKLLLDEVAQASGGGVTFQALLTLLAVQVGLVVLGSLLSTVQNASQQLLGDSLQHAVSRQILDKAAGLSVEAFENAETYDKLQQAYREVGSRPLGVATQLVGLAGAAVTLASVGALLASLGLWVLPLVLLASLPGVIISNRFGVAGYQMLRRQTHDARVQNYLGSLLTSDTLVKEVRLFGFEPYLLRRWREYYLGFRVQLETLVRRRSAWGFAASLGSALLIGLASALVLRRAAAGQITVGDFSIFVLGIAQVQSTVAGLLNGVSGIYQNLLYMRNLFDFLELPDRDLSAGEVWQGDIDTIEFQEVGFRYPLTDRDVLRGVNFTVRRGEALALVGENGAGKTTLVKLLTRLFEPSGGRILLNGQDAARFSPRSVQQQMSIIFQDFGQYQMSARENVAIAEVSRLGDAAGVERAVEQAGAGYVDTLPQGLDTPLGRLFQGGRQLSGGQWQRLALARLYFRAASVLVFDEPTAALDARAEFETIEALRAEAGDRITLLISHRFSTVRLADKIIVLEGGVIVESGSHEELLALGGKYAALYDLQARGYAASEPEPVPSV, from the coding sequence ATGACTGCCCCGCCCCGTTTCGATTTCCGCCCGCCCCCTGCGCCGCCTTCCGGGGAAGCAGTGGCACTCAGTAAACGCACCGCCGACCTGCTGCATACCCTGCGCCTGGTGTGGCAGGCCAGCCCGCGCCACAGCACCATTTTTGCGCTGACCACCTTACTCAGCAGTGTGCTGCCTGCCGCCAACCTGTATATCGGCAAACTGCTGCTCGATGAAGTCGCGCAGGCTTCAGGCGGCGGCGTGACCTTTCAAGCCCTGCTGACGCTGCTGGCGGTGCAGGTGGGCCTGGTGGTGCTCGGCAGCCTGCTGTCTACCGTGCAAAACGCCTCTCAGCAACTCCTGGGCGACAGCCTGCAACATGCGGTGAGCCGTCAGATTCTGGACAAAGCGGCGGGCCTGAGCGTGGAAGCCTTCGAGAACGCCGAGACCTACGACAAGTTGCAGCAGGCGTACCGTGAAGTTGGCTCGCGCCCGCTGGGGGTAGCGACCCAGTTGGTGGGCCTCGCTGGAGCCGCCGTGACGCTGGCGTCGGTGGGGGCGCTGCTGGCGAGTCTGGGGCTGTGGGTGCTCCCGCTGGTGCTGCTGGCGAGCCTACCCGGCGTGATTATCAGTAACCGATTCGGCGTGGCGGGTTATCAGATGCTGCGCCGCCAGACCCACGACGCCCGCGTGCAAAATTACCTCGGCAGCCTGCTGACCTCCGATACCCTGGTCAAAGAAGTGAGGCTGTTCGGCTTCGAACCCTACTTGCTCAGGCGCTGGCGTGAGTACTATCTGGGCTTCCGTGTGCAACTGGAAACGTTAGTACGCCGCCGTTCCGCGTGGGGATTTGCCGCCTCGCTGGGGTCGGCCCTGCTGATCGGGCTGGCGAGTGCGCTGGTGCTGCGCCGCGCCGCTGCCGGGCAAATCACGGTGGGCGATTTCAGCATTTTCGTGCTGGGCATCGCGCAGGTGCAGTCCACGGTGGCGGGCCTGCTGAACGGCGTCAGCGGCATCTATCAGAACCTGCTGTACATGCGTAACCTCTTCGATTTTCTGGAACTTCCAGACCGTGATCTCTCGGCGGGCGAGGTCTGGCAGGGCGACATCGACACCATCGAGTTTCAGGAGGTGGGCTTCCGCTACCCACTCACCGACCGCGACGTGCTGCGCGGCGTGAACTTTACCGTGCGGCGCGGCGAGGCGCTGGCCTTGGTGGGCGAAAACGGGGCAGGGAAGACCACGCTGGTCAAGCTGCTCACGCGCCTGTTCGAGCCGTCCGGGGGCCGCATTCTCCTCAACGGCCAGGACGCCGCCCGCTTTTCGCCGCGCAGCGTGCAGCAGCAGATGAGCATTATTTTTCAGGATTTTGGGCAGTACCAGATGAGTGCCCGCGAAAACGTGGCGATTGCCGAAGTGAGCCGCCTGGGGGACGCCGCCGGGGTTGAACGGGCGGTGGAGCAGGCGGGGGCGGGCTACGTCGACACGCTGCCGCAAGGGCTGGACACGCCGCTGGGACGGCTGTTCCAGGGCGGGCGGCAACTGTCGGGCGGGCAGTGGCAACGGCTGGCACTGGCACGGCTGTATTTCCGGGCCGCGTCCGTGCTGGTCTTCGATGAACCCACCGCCGCCTTAGATGCCCGCGCTGAATTTGAAACCATCGAGGCGCTGCGGGCCGAGGCTGGAGACCGCATCACCCTGCTGATTTCCCACCGCTTTTCCACCGTGCGTCTGGCCGATAAAATCATCGTGCTGGAAGGAGGCGTGATCGTCGAATCAGGCAGCCACGAGGAATTATTGGCGCTGGGCGGCAAGTACGCGGCGCTGTATGACCTTCAGGCGCGGGGCTACGCGGCCAGCGAGCCGGAACCCGTGCCGAGCGTCTGA
- a CDS encoding cytochrome P450 — protein sequence MTHTDLNGPNSGGGCPFHQGSSPALTNKAPAPAAEIQIDEGGVYRVQGFLAAREVLRAEGVRQAGFMAETVRDTGLLKNQPVLFAEGEEHHAMRRDTARYFTPTQVAEYQPMIARQADALMAELARAGELNLDDLSLKLAVQVAARVVGLTSSRAPGLERRVMAFVEGGGDSEPGKAQERGRIQGLKQQANMALFFLLDVKPAIRARRKERQDDLISHLLDRDYNDLDILTECLTYGTAGMVTTREFISVAAWHLLQDEVLRADYVHGTEKERHAILHEILRLEPVVSTLYRRAETDLMVGEQAVPRGSLLALNVQTANLDAGVIGDAPETLCPGRTLPRGVQAQGLAFGDGHHRCPGAFLAIKESDVFLRRLLIWKDLRIVAPPTVKVNEVVKGYEIRGLRVSLGR from the coding sequence ATGACCCACACCGATTTAAACGGCCCGAATTCGGGCGGCGGTTGCCCGTTTCATCAAGGCTCGTCGCCTGCGTTGACCAACAAAGCCCCTGCCCCAGCAGCCGAGATTCAAATAGACGAAGGTGGCGTATACCGCGTGCAGGGCTTCCTGGCGGCGCGGGAAGTATTGCGGGCGGAGGGCGTGCGGCAGGCTGGCTTCATGGCCGAAACGGTCAGGGACACCGGGCTTCTTAAGAACCAGCCCGTGCTGTTTGCCGAGGGCGAGGAGCATCACGCGATGCGCCGCGATACGGCCCGCTACTTTACGCCCACGCAGGTGGCCGAGTACCAGCCGATGATCGCGCGGCAGGCCGACGCCCTGATGGCAGAACTGGCCCGTGCTGGCGAGCTGAATCTGGACGACCTGAGTCTGAAATTGGCCGTGCAGGTGGCTGCCCGCGTGGTGGGCCTGACCAGCAGCCGCGCGCCCGGCCTGGAGCGCCGCGTCATGGCCTTTGTGGAGGGCGGCGGCGACAGCGAACCGGGCAAAGCGCAGGAGCGGGGCCGCATCCAGGGGCTGAAACAGCAGGCCAACATGGCCCTGTTTTTCTTGCTGGACGTCAAGCCCGCAATTCGGGCCCGTCGCAAAGAGCGCCAGGACGACCTGATCAGTCACCTACTTGACCGCGATTACAACGACCTCGATATTCTGACCGAATGCCTGACCTACGGCACGGCGGGCATGGTCACGACCCGCGAATTTATCAGCGTAGCGGCGTGGCACCTGCTGCAAGATGAGGTCTTGCGGGCCGACTATGTTCACGGCACCGAGAAGGAACGGCACGCCATTTTGCACGAAATCCTGCGGCTGGAACCGGTGGTCAGCACCCTCTACCGCCGCGCCGAAACCGACCTGATGGTGGGTGAACAGGCCGTACCCAGAGGCAGCCTGCTGGCCCTGAACGTGCAGACCGCCAACCTCGACGCGGGCGTGATCGGAGACGCGCCGGAAACGCTGTGTCCAGGCCGCACCCTGCCACGCGGCGTGCAGGCGCAGGGCCTGGCCTTTGGCGACGGCCACCACCGCTGCCCCGGCGCGTTTCTGGCGATCAAGGAAAGCGACGTGTTCCTGCGCCGCCTGCTGATCTGGAAAGATCTCCGGATCGTTGCGCCGCCCACCGTCAAGGTCAACGAGGTGGTGAAGGGCTACGAAATTCGCGGCTTACGGGTGAGCCTGGGAAGGTAA
- a CDS encoding LamB/YcsF family protein yields MSRSIDLNADAGESFGAWQLGDDEALFPFLSSVNIACGFHAGDPLTMQAAIARAGRYGLGIGAHPGYPDLPGFGRRVLEATPDQVYADVLYQISALGGMCRAAGVPLRHVKAHGALSTRAWTHAPTAAAIAQATRDTDPTLPLLVLPATLLETEARVLGLPVVLETFPERAYLQDGRLAPRALPGSSIHDPQEAARRAVMMVREGRIEALDGGFFEFRADSLCIHGDNPAAVQIARAVRTALEEEGIAVRAFAVPEAQA; encoded by the coding sequence ATGAGCCGGAGCATTGATCTGAACGCCGACGCAGGCGAATCGTTTGGCGCGTGGCAACTGGGCGACGACGAGGCGCTGTTTCCCTTCCTCAGCAGCGTCAATATCGCCTGCGGCTTTCATGCCGGAGACCCGCTGACCATGCAGGCGGCGATTGCGCGGGCGGGGCGCTATGGCCTCGGCATAGGCGCACATCCGGGGTATCCCGACCTGCCGGGTTTCGGGCGGCGTGTGCTGGAGGCCACTCCAGATCAGGTGTACGCGGACGTGCTGTACCAGATTTCAGCGTTGGGCGGCATGTGCCGGGCAGCAGGCGTACCGCTCCGCCACGTCAAAGCTCACGGCGCACTCTCGACCCGCGCCTGGACACATGCCCCCACAGCAGCGGCGATTGCTCAGGCCACCCGTGACACCGACCCCACGCTGCCGCTGCTGGTGCTGCCCGCCACTCTGCTGGAAACCGAAGCCCGCGTCCTGGGCCTGCCCGTAGTACTGGAAACCTTTCCCGAACGCGCCTACCTGCAAGACGGCCGCCTCGCGCCGCGCGCTCTGCCGGGTTCCAGCATTCATGACCCGCAGGAGGCCGCCCGCCGCGCCGTGATGATGGTCAGGGAAGGCCGAATAGAGGCGCTGGACGGCGGATTTTTTGAGTTTAGGGCCGACAGCCTGTGCATTCACGGCGACAACCCGGCAGCCGTGCAGATTGCTAGAGCCGTCCGGACTGCACTGGAAGAAGAAGGCATTGCGGTGCGGGCCTTTGCCGTGCCGGAAGCGCAGGCATGA